From a region of the Microcoleus sp. AS-A8 genome:
- a CDS encoding DNA cytosine methyltransferase, which yields MALVILYGNRAEDFLVIETLQSATRQNHLQFAEFFAGIGLVRKGLEQVGFNCVFANDINQVKGEIYAKNFGNVHLQIDDIANLHGSNIPDVTLVTASFPCQDLSLAGNRQGLTGDRSTTFFKFIRILNELATEKRLPQAVLIENVTGLLNSGNGKDIREVIFSLNKLGYSCDVLIINAVYFVPQSRPRVFIIGLNTSESRRVTQTLEDNHSVYFQHPCRPLAVQKLIIANPDLSWNFLELSPLPTRKTILADLVETNDHQKWFKDTELIRELSYIRDNSKKRLENAKQLARTSGKTVYLTAYRRMRKGLVCLETRDDGIAGCLRTGSGGSSRQILIVVSPVQIKMRYMTAREYGRLQGVEDSFWIPENQSVGRYAFGDAVAVPVVAWVGHEIKRHLVVNSQRSVLLNQVAKIAVVNV from the coding sequence ATGGCGCTTGTGATACTGTATGGAAACCGAGCAGAAGATTTCCTAGTGATTGAAACTTTGCAATCAGCCACCCGTCAAAACCACCTGCAATTTGCTGAATTTTTTGCAGGCATAGGTTTAGTGCGTAAGGGGCTTGAGCAGGTTGGCTTTAACTGCGTGTTTGCCAATGATATTAATCAAGTTAAAGGTGAAATATACGCCAAAAACTTCGGCAATGTTCACCTTCAGATTGACGATATAGCCAATCTTCACGGCAGTAATATTCCAGATGTCACGCTGGTAACAGCCTCATTTCCTTGCCAAGACTTGTCCTTAGCAGGCAACCGTCAAGGTTTGACAGGCGATCGCAGCACCACCTTCTTTAAATTCATTCGTATCCTAAATGAGCTTGCCACTGAGAAACGACTGCCGCAAGCAGTATTGATCGAGAACGTTACTGGTCTTTTGAACTCAGGTAACGGAAAGGATATTCGAGAAGTTATTTTTTCACTTAACAAATTAGGCTATTCATGTGATGTTCTGATTATTAATGCGGTCTACTTCGTACCGCAAAGCCGTCCGCGTGTTTTCATTATCGGTTTGAACACATCTGAATCTAGAAGAGTAACTCAGACCCTGGAGGATAATCACAGTGTTTATTTCCAGCATCCTTGCCGTCCGCTAGCTGTTCAAAAGCTGATTATCGCTAACCCAGATTTATCTTGGAACTTTTTGGAGCTATCGCCCTTACCAACAAGGAAGACAATTTTAGCCGACTTAGTGGAGACAAACGACCACCAGAAGTGGTTTAAGGATACTGAGCTGATACGAGAGTTATCCTACATCAGGGACAACAGCAAAAAGCGCTTAGAGAACGCAAAGCAATTGGCGCGAACAAGCGGAAAAACTGTGTACTTAACGGCTTACCGCCGGATGCGTAAAGGTTTAGTTTGCCTGGAGACACGAGACGACGGAATTGCTGGTTGCTTGCGAACTGGATCGGGTGGTAGCAGTCGGCAAATTCTCATCGTTGTGTCACCCGTTCAAATCAAAATGCGATATATGACAGCGCGAGAGTATGGACGCCTTCAAGGAGTCGAAGATAGCTTTTGGATTCCAGAAAACCAGAGCGTTGGTCGCTATGCTTTTGGGGATGCTGTTGCAGTGCCTGTTGTCGCTTGGGTTGGTCACGAAATCAAGCGCCATTTAGTAGTCAACTCGCAGCGTTCTGTCTTGTTGAATCAGGTCGCAAAAATCGCTGTTGTAAACGTCTAA
- a CDS encoding non-ribosomal peptide synthetase has translation MKTVEFLSYLRGLDIQVFVESDRLRCNAPEGTLTPEIRAEIQKHKAEIITFLRAANRTSSNSSTPLVPISREGTLPLSFAQQRLWFLDQLVPNNAFYNTPAAVRLSGSLNLAALEETFNEIVRRHEALRTTFVTVQGQPVQVVAPTLTLSLPVIDLRSHPQTERENEVRRRITQEAQRPFDLSKSPLLRVTVLQLDEAEYVLLMILHHIVSDGWSMGVLIREIAALYSAYLEREGQTNSSSSFILPELPIQYVDFAYWQRECLQGEILATQLAYWRQQLDGISVLNMPSDRPKPAVQTYQGATQFLQLPKNLSEALEALSQREGVTLFMTLLAAFQTLLYRYTQQEDIAVGSPIANRNRSEIEGLIGFFVNSLVLRTDLTGNPTFRELLSRVREVALGAYAHQDLPFEKLVEELHPERSLNQNPLFQVVFALQNAPMETLELPGLTLSPLQFVDTGTTRFDLEFHLWERKPNQGLGANTSEGISGFVVYSTDLFDAATITRMLGHFQTLLEGIVANSEQRLADLPLLNEAEWHQLLVEWNNTQIEYPKDRCVHQLFEAQVEKTPDAVALVFADQEISYRELNNRSNQLAHYLQKQGVGAEVLVGLCLDHSPEMVVGILGILKAGGAYLPLDPSYPAERLSVMLEDAQLPVLLTQQQWVERIGKNQPQVICFDTDRERIAQENADNLTHRVTLNNLVYVIYTSGTTGKPKGVQIEHRGLLNLVFWHQQAFAISAIDRATQIAGFAFDACGWEIWPYLSIGASIYFPNEEIRRSPERLRDEFVSQAITISFLPTPLAEKFLLLDGLNNTALRLLLTGGDKLHHYPSASHPFQVVNNYGPTEATVVATSGIVPVKETVGAYGNMPVIPVLGRPIANTQIYVLDQYLHPVPIGVMGELYISGDGLARGYLNHSDLTIERFIPHPFSHNSEYRLYKTGDLVRYQPNGNIQFVGRLDEQVKIRGYRIELGEIESVLTQHPAVQQNVVTTREDAEEKRLVAYVVLKAEDIQQQTQESQLQDEQVLQWQMLYNETYEQSTAEADSTFNIVGWNSSYTGQPIPAEQMREWVNNQSAQILALQPKRVLEIGCGTGLLLYQIAPHCTQYWATDFSRASLEYIQHHVREHAVPLPQVRLLQRMATDFEGVEAAAFDAVILNSVVQYFPSIDYLMNVLEGAVKVLAPGGFIFIGDVRSLPLLSAFHAGVQLHQAESSLTREQLQQQVQMQVFQETELVIDPAFFKALKQNFPQISDVQLQLMRGRAQNEMTQFRYNVILHIGTETNSRKTSSLKLQLNPPETPESQKTPAPSPLRGGLGRDSIEWLDWYENNLTVSAVHQLLVENQPEILGITHIPNARVMTAVKAAQWLSGAEEFKTVAQFHRALRELPDWGVEPEDWRAMGQELPYSVDIRWSDSGTEGRYDVLFVSCHTRKQEEWENSPLISPSHPEEQLRPWESYANNPLQAKAMRKLVPQLQAYLAQKLPEYMVPSAFVVLEALPLTPNGKVDRRALPTPEPIKSELAGSYVAPRTAVEEVLVKIFASVLGLKRVGIHDNFFELGGHSLLATQLVSRVRDAFGVELPLRSVFEAPAIAQLSQVVVSLKESKPESQAPALVPISRESRRMKLSSLNKEDKQR, from the coding sequence TTGAAAACAGTTGAGTTCTTATCTTACCTTCGTGGCTTAGACATTCAGGTTTTTGTTGAGAGTGACCGCCTGCGCTGCAACGCCCCTGAAGGAACTCTAACACCAGAAATTCGTGCAGAAATACAAAAGCATAAAGCAGAAATTATTACATTTCTAAGAGCCGCTAATCGTACTAGCAGCAACTCTTCTACCCCCCTTGTTCCCATCTCGCGGGAAGGCACGCTTCCCCTCTCCTTTGCTCAACAGCGACTTTGGTTTCTCGACCAGTTAGTCCCTAACAATGCCTTCTATAACACCCCAGCCGCAGTACGTCTCAGCGGTTCGCTCAATTTAGCAGCGCTGGAGGAGACATTTAACGAAATTGTGCGGCGTCACGAAGCGTTACGCACTACTTTTGTCACGGTGCAAGGGCAACCGGTTCAGGTAGTCGCACCCACCTTAACCTTATCCTTACCTGTAATCGATTTGCGATCGCACCCCCAAACCGAACGCGAGAATGAAGTACGACGACGAATCACCCAAGAAGCTCAGCGCCCTTTCGATTTATCCAAAAGTCCACTGCTGCGAGTAACAGTACTGCAATTGGATGAAGCCGAGTATGTGCTATTGATGATTTTGCACCACATTGTCTCCGATGGTTGGTCGATGGGGGTGCTGATTCGGGAAATAGCCGCACTCTACAGTGCCTATCTAGAGAGGGAAGGTCAAACCAACTCTTCGTCATCCTTCATCCTGCCTGAATTACCCATTCAGTATGTAGACTTTGCCTACTGGCAACGTGAATGCTTGCAAGGGGAAATCTTAGCCACTCAACTGGCTTATTGGCGGCAGCAGTTAGACGGCATTTCTGTGCTAAATATGCCGAGTGACCGACCAAAACCCGCAGTGCAAACTTACCAAGGTGCGACGCAATTTCTGCAATTACCGAAAAATCTGAGCGAGGCACTCGAAGCCTTGAGCCAACGGGAAGGAGTCACCTTGTTCATGACTTTATTGGCGGCGTTTCAAACCTTACTCTATCGCTACACGCAACAGGAAGATATTGCTGTAGGTTCGCCCATTGCCAATCGTAACCGGAGTGAAATTGAAGGGTTAATTGGCTTTTTTGTGAATAGCTTAGTGTTGCGGACTGACCTAACCGGTAACCCCACCTTTCGGGAATTGTTGAGTCGAGTGCGAGAAGTGGCACTAGGAGCGTATGCTCACCAAGACTTACCTTTTGAAAAGTTGGTGGAAGAACTGCATCCGGAGCGGAGTTTAAACCAAAATCCCCTATTTCAAGTGGTGTTTGCCCTGCAAAATGCACCCATGGAAACCCTAGAGTTACCCGGATTAACCCTAAGCCCACTGCAATTTGTGGATACAGGAACAACGCGATTTGATTTGGAATTTCATCTGTGGGAGCGAAAGCCAAATCAGGGTCTAGGAGCTAATACCTCAGAAGGCATCAGTGGTTTTGTGGTGTATAGCACTGATTTATTTGATGCAGCCACGATTACCCGAATGCTAGGCCATTTCCAAACCTTGCTAGAGGGTATTGTTGCCAATTCCGAACAGCGACTGGCAGACTTACCGCTATTAAATGAAGCGGAGTGGCATCAATTATTAGTGGAATGGAATAATACTCAAATAGAGTATCCCAAAGATAGATGCGTTCATCAATTATTTGAAGCTCAAGTCGAAAAAACACCTGATGCTGTAGCCTTGGTTTTTGCAGACCAAGAAATCAGTTATCGGGAGTTGAATAATCGGAGTAATCAGCTAGCTCATTACCTACAAAAACAAGGGGTTGGGGCGGAGGTTTTAGTCGGACTTTGTCTAGATCATTCACCAGAAATGGTTGTCGGGATATTAGGCATTCTCAAGGCAGGAGGAGCTTATTTACCTTTAGACCCTAGCTATCCGGCTGAGCGATTGAGCGTGATGCTAGAAGATGCCCAATTGCCAGTTTTATTAACTCAGCAGCAGTGGGTTGAGCGGATTGGCAAGAATCAGCCACAAGTTATTTGTTTCGACACAGATAGGGAAAGGATTGCCCAAGAAAATGCAGATAATCTAACCCACCGCGTTACATTAAATAACCTCGTTTATGTTATTTACACTTCTGGCACCACAGGCAAGCCGAAAGGAGTTCAAATTGAACATCGTGGATTGTTAAATCTGGTCTTTTGGCATCAACAAGCATTTGCCATTTCAGCAATTGATCGAGCCACCCAGATTGCAGGATTTGCGTTTGATGCTTGTGGGTGGGAAATTTGGCCTTATCTCAGCATAGGCGCGAGTATTTATTTTCCGAATGAAGAAATTCGACGCTCCCCTGAGCGATTACGGGATGAATTCGTATCCCAAGCCATCACAATTAGTTTTTTACCAACCCCTTTAGCCGAGAAATTTCTGTTATTAGATGGGTTGAATAATACCGCTTTACGACTCTTACTCACAGGAGGAGACAAGCTTCATCATTATCCTTCCGCTTCCCACCCCTTTCAGGTTGTGAATAACTATGGCCCTACGGAGGCTACAGTTGTTGCCACATCCGGCATTGTTCCTGTTAAAGAGACAGTGGGGGCGTATGGCAATATGCCCGTAATACCTGTATTGGGTCGCCCCATTGCCAACACACAAATTTACGTTTTGGATCAATATTTACACCCTGTACCGATTGGCGTTATGGGTGAATTGTACATTAGTGGTGATGGACTGGCGCGAGGTTATCTCAATCATTCCGATTTAACAATTGAACGATTTATTCCTCATCCTTTTAGCCATAACTCAGAATATCGTCTTTATAAAACAGGCGATTTAGTTCGCTATCAACCCAATGGTAATATTCAATTTGTAGGTCGCCTCGATGAGCAAGTCAAGATTCGCGGTTATCGCATCGAATTAGGTGAAATTGAGTCAGTCTTAACTCAGCATCCAGCCGTGCAACAAAACGTAGTGACCACTCGTGAAGATGCAGAGGAAAAGCGTTTAGTGGCTTATGTTGTACTCAAGGCTGAAGATATTCAACAGCAGACCCAAGAAAGCCAATTGCAGGATGAACAAGTGTTGCAATGGCAGATGCTGTACAACGAGACTTATGAGCAATCGACGGCTGAGGCCGACTCAACATTCAACATTGTAGGTTGGAATAGCAGCTACACCGGTCAACCGATTCCAGCAGAGCAGATGCGTGAATGGGTGAACAACCAATCCGCGCAGATTCTGGCTTTACAACCAAAGCGAGTGCTAGAAATTGGGTGCGGCACGGGTTTATTATTATACCAAATTGCCCCTCACTGCACTCAATATTGGGCAACGGATTTCTCACGGGCGTCACTTGAGTATATCCAACACCATGTCAGGGAACATGCCGTACCCCTACCCCAAGTAAGGCTACTTCAGAGGATGGCAACTGACTTTGAGGGAGTGGAGGCAGCAGCCTTTGATGCGGTGATTTTGAACTCTGTTGTCCAATATTTTCCCAGTATTGACTATCTGATGAATGTCCTGGAAGGTGCTGTGAAGGTGTTAGCTCCCGGTGGCTTTATCTTCATTGGCGATGTGCGGAGTCTCCCCTTGTTATCAGCGTTTCATGCCGGCGTGCAACTGCATCAAGCAGAATCTTCTCTCACCCGCGAACAGTTGCAGCAACAGGTACAAATGCAAGTGTTCCAAGAGACGGAATTAGTGATTGATCCCGCTTTCTTCAAGGCATTAAAACAGAATTTTCCCCAAATTAGCGATGTACAACTTCAGTTAATGCGGGGCCGAGCGCAAAATGAGATGACTCAGTTTCGGTACAATGTGATTCTTCATATTGGGACTGAAACAAATTCTAGAAAAACCTCCTCCCTAAAACTCCAGCTCAATCCTCCCGAAACACCAGAAAGTCAGAAGACTCCGGCTCCCTCCCCGTTGCGGGGAGGGCTGGGGAGGGATTCTATTGAGTGGCTAGACTGGTACGAAAATAACTTAACCGTATCTGCTGTACATCAGTTATTAGTGGAAAACCAACCAGAGATATTAGGCATTACTCATATCCCTAATGCGCGGGTGATGACAGCCGTTAAGGCGGCACAATGGCTCTCCGGTGCAGAAGAATTTAAAACAGTAGCTCAGTTTCACAGAGCATTGCGCGAACTCCCAGATTGGGGAGTGGAACCAGAGGATTGGCGGGCGATGGGTCAAGAATTACCCTACAGCGTTGATATACGCTGGTCTGATTCCGGTACGGAAGGACGCTACGATGTTCTATTTGTAAGCTGTCACACGAGGAAACAGGAAGAGTGGGAAAATTCGCCCCTCATCTCCCCATCCCACCCAGAGGAACAGTTACGTCCGTGGGAATCCTATGCCAATAATCCCTTGCAAGCGAAGGCAATGCGGAAGTTGGTGCCGCAGTTACAGGCTTATCTCGCGCAAAAGCTGCCTGAGTACATGGTGCCTTCCGCTTTTGTGGTGCTGGAGGCGTTGCCACTGACGCCGAATGGTAAAGTAGACCGACGAGCCTTACCGACACCTGAGCCGATTAAATCAGAATTAGCAGGAAGTTATGTTGCGCCTCGGACGGCTGTTGAGGAAGTGCTAGTGAAAATTTTTGCTTCTGTTTTGGGATTGAAGCGGGTGGGTATCCACGACAATTTCTTTGAATTAGGGGGGCATTCCTTACTGGCGACTCAGCTTGTTTCTAGGGTGCGCGATGCTTTTGGGGTAGAGTTACCTTTGCGTAGTGTATTTGAGGCTCCTGCGATCGCACAACTTTCACAGGTCGTTGTCAGTTTGAAAGAAAGTAAGCCTGAAAGTCAAGCCCCAGCCTTGGTGCCCATTTCTCGCGAGAGTCGGCGCATGAAGTTATCGTCTCTGAACAAAGAGGATAAACAAAGATGA
- a CDS encoding transposase — protein MLVFEAKLEGQKGQYERLDEAIRTARFVRNSCIRYWMDNKGTGKYELSAYCAVLGKEFPWASKLNSQARQASAERAWSAISRFYDNCKRGKPGKKGFPRFKKHQTHGSVEYKTTGWKLSEDRRTITFSDGFEAGSFKMWGTRDLHFYQLKQIKRVRVVRRADGYYVQFCLDVERVEKREPTGKTIGLDVGLTHFYTDSDGQTIDNPRHLRKSEKALKRLSRQMSRTQKGSNNRAKKRNRLSRKHLKVSRQRKDFAVKLARCVIQSNDLVAYEDLMVRNMVRNRKLAKSISDAAWSNFRNWLEYFGKVFGVATVAVPPYNTSQDCSSCGEEVKKSLSTRTHQCQHCGFVLDRDWNAAINILEIALRTVGHTGTNASGDIDLYLGEEILTKAPALSKPSRRKRKAKK, from the coding sequence ATGCTTGTATTTGAGGCAAAACTTGAGGGACAAAAAGGGCAGTATGAGCGGCTTGATGAAGCTATTCGTACTGCTCGTTTTGTTCGTAATAGCTGCATCAGATACTGGATGGACAACAAGGGAACTGGCAAATACGAACTGAGTGCGTATTGCGCTGTTCTTGGTAAAGAGTTCCCTTGGGCTAGCAAACTCAACTCCCAGGCTCGACAAGCATCGGCTGAACGAGCTTGGTCTGCTATTTCTCGCTTCTACGACAACTGTAAGAGAGGTAAGCCAGGAAAGAAGGGGTTCCCACGCTTTAAGAAGCATCAAACTCACGGCTCTGTTGAATACAAAACAACAGGTTGGAAGCTGTCGGAGGATAGACGAACTATCACTTTTAGTGATGGGTTTGAAGCTGGAAGCTTTAAGATGTGGGGTACTCGTGACTTGCATTTTTACCAGTTGAAGCAGATTAAGCGCGTTCGGGTTGTTCGTCGCGCTGACGGGTACTATGTTCAGTTTTGCCTTGATGTTGAACGGGTGGAGAAGCGGGAACCAACAGGGAAGACCATTGGGTTGGATGTTGGGTTGACTCATTTCTACACTGATTCTGATGGGCAAACAATTGACAATCCTCGGCACTTGAGGAAGTCCGAGAAAGCACTCAAGCGTCTTAGCCGTCAGATGTCTAGAACTCAGAAGGGTTCTAACAACAGGGCTAAGAAAAGAAATCGCTTGAGCAGAAAGCACCTCAAGGTAAGTAGGCAGCGTAAAGATTTTGCTGTGAAATTGGCAAGATGCGTTATCCAGTCTAACGACTTGGTTGCCTACGAGGACTTGATGGTGCGGAATATGGTCAGAAATCGAAAACTGGCTAAGTCCATTTCTGATGCTGCATGGTCTAACTTCCGTAACTGGTTGGAATATTTCGGCAAGGTGTTTGGGGTGGCGACCGTTGCTGTCCCTCCCTACAACACCAGCCAGGACTGTTCTAGCTGTGGGGAAGAAGTTAAGAAGTCTTTGAGTACAAGAACTCATCAATGTCAGCATTGTGGGTTTGTTTTAGACAGAGACTGGAACGCAGCTATCAACATACTTGAAATTGCACTTCGTACCGTGGGGCACACGGGAACTAACGCCTCTGGAGACATCGACCTCTACTTAGGTGAGGAAATCCTCACTAAAGCTCCGGCTCTAAGCAAGCCGAGTCGAAGAAAGAGGAAAGCCAAGAAGTAA
- a CDS encoding Uma2 family endonuclease, giving the protein MPPLLNKTTDQRIVHHGTWEQFKFIQKGFDGSPGVRLFYYDGAIEILMPGQDHETFARVIGYLVTTFLVEQGIFFKPTGAMTQEKSGVVSVQADESYCIGSVKPIPDLSIEVVFTSGDISKLERYKALGVPEVWFWEDGLLKLYHLQGNSYEPIDRSQLPGLSELDLDLLRRCILMAETDAGEAIRAFRKEI; this is encoded by the coding sequence ATGCCCCCACTACTGAACAAAACCACCGACCAACGCATTGTTCATCATGGAACGTGGGAACAGTTCAAGTTCATCCAAAAGGGCTTTGATGGTTCTCCTGGGGTGCGGCTGTTTTACTATGATGGGGCGATTGAGATTCTCATGCCCGGACAAGACCACGAAACTTTTGCTCGCGTCATTGGTTACTTAGTAACTACCTTTCTGGTCGAGCAGGGAATCTTCTTTAAGCCCACAGGGGCAATGACTCAGGAAAAATCAGGAGTTGTCTCGGTTCAAGCAGACGAGTCATACTGCATCGGGAGCGTAAAGCCAATTCCAGATTTGTCGATCGAAGTTGTCTTCACCAGTGGTGACATCAGTAAGTTGGAACGCTATAAAGCTTTGGGTGTTCCAGAGGTTTGGTTCTGGGAAGATGGATTGCTGAAGCTCTATCATCTTCAAGGCAATAGCTATGAACCCATTGATCGCAGCCAGCTACCCGGACTCAGTGAACTCGACCTTGATTTGCTCAGACGCTGCATTTTGATGGCGGAGACTGACGCGGGAGAAGCCATTAGAGCATTCCGCAAAGAGATTTAG
- a CDS encoding type II toxin-antitoxin system HicB family antitoxin — protein MRYAIVIEKLESNYSAYVPDLPECVATGATIEEIEQQIKEAIAFHLDGLREEGLPIPEPTILYEYVEAC, from the coding sequence ATGCGCTATGCGATTGTGATTGAAAAGCTAGAGAGCAACTATTCAGCTTATGTTCCAGATTTGCCTGAATGTGTCGCAACAGGTGCAACGATTGAGGAGATAGAACAACAGATAAAAGAAGCGATCGCTTTTCATTTAGATGGTTTGCGAGAAGAGGGTTTACCCATTCCCGAACCAACTATTCTGTATGAATATGTTGAAGCTTGCTGA
- a CDS encoding type II toxin-antitoxin system ParD family antitoxin, protein MTPLNISLPETIQSFVEQQVAKGGYSNVSEYILHLILQEQAKAARVEALLLEGLDSGEPIEVTDDWWEQKRIQLMQGLQQTQECE, encoded by the coding sequence ATGACCCCGCTGAATATTTCGCTTCCTGAGACCATTCAATCGTTTGTCGAGCAACAAGTCGCTAAAGGAGGTTACAGCAATGTATCCGAATACATCCTGCACCTGATTCTCCAAGAACAAGCTAAAGCTGCACGAGTTGAGGCATTATTACTGGAAGGCTTGGATAGTGGCGAACCGATAGAAGTAACCGATGATTGGTGGGAGCAAAAACGCATTCAGTTAATGCAAGGACTTCAACAGACTCAGGAATGCGAATAA